In Phreatobacter aquaticus, a single genomic region encodes these proteins:
- the scpA gene encoding methylmalonyl-CoA mutase, with protein sequence MARVPNFADLAFAEAAATASGGATWLTPEEIPVSPVYGAGDLAGIDFLDTYPGIKPFLRGPYPTMYVNQPWTIRQYAGFSTAEDSNAFYRRNLAAGQKGLSVAFDLATHRGYDSDHPRVSGDVGMAGVAIDSIYDMRTLFSGIPLDQMSVSMTMNGAVLPVLALYIAAAEEQGVPAAKLSGTIQNDILKEFMVRNTYIYPPKPSMRIISDIFAFTAKEMPKYNSISISGYHMQEAGATQDLELAYTLADGVEYIRAGIAAGMTVDQFAPRLSFFWAIGMNFFMEVAKLRAARLIWAKLVKQFEPTSDKSLPLRTHSQTSGWSLTAQDVFNNVIRTQIEAMAATQGHTQSLHTNALDEALALPTDFSARIARNTQLFLQQESGTTRIIDPWGGSFYVEKLTADLAAKAWDHIQEVEALGGMAKAIDAGIPKLRIEEAAAKTQARIDSGIQSVIGVNKFRPNGEKPIDVLKVDNSAVRASQIDKLNRLRAERNAAEVQAALDALTNGAAGNGNLLDLAVKAARAKATVGEMSDAMEKVFGRHKAEIKAISGVYKREVGAMNENVSKVQALVEAFAENEGRRPRILVAKVGQDGHDRGQKVIASAFADLGFDVDIGPLFATPSEAAKQAIENDVHCVGVSSLAAGHLTLVPELKAELAKQGREDIMIVVGGVIPPQDFDALYEAGAAAIFPPGTPIADAAIDLINKLNTKLGYVQAAE encoded by the coding sequence ATGGCACGGGTTCCGAATTTCGCCGATCTCGCCTTCGCCGAGGCCGCGGCCACAGCGTCCGGTGGCGCCACCTGGCTGACGCCGGAGGAGATCCCGGTGAGCCCGGTCTATGGCGCGGGCGATCTTGCCGGCATCGATTTCCTCGACACCTACCCGGGCATCAAGCCGTTCCTGCGCGGCCCCTATCCCACCATGTACGTCAACCAGCCCTGGACCATCCGGCAATATGCCGGCTTCTCCACGGCCGAGGATTCCAACGCCTTCTACCGGCGCAATCTCGCCGCCGGCCAGAAGGGCCTGTCGGTGGCCTTCGATCTCGCGACCCATCGCGGCTATGACTCGGACCATCCCCGCGTCTCCGGCGATGTCGGCATGGCGGGTGTGGCGATCGACTCGATCTACGACATGCGCACGCTGTTTTCGGGCATTCCGCTGGACCAGATGAGCGTATCCATGACCATGAATGGCGCGGTCCTGCCGGTGCTCGCGCTCTATATTGCGGCGGCCGAGGAACAGGGCGTGCCGGCGGCCAAGCTCTCGGGCACCATTCAGAACGACATTCTGAAGGAGTTCATGGTCCGCAACACCTATATCTATCCGCCCAAGCCCTCGATGCGGATCATCTCGGACATTTTCGCCTTCACGGCGAAGGAAATGCCGAAATACAATTCCATCTCGATTTCCGGCTACCACATGCAGGAAGCCGGTGCGACGCAGGACCTGGAACTCGCCTATACGCTGGCCGATGGCGTCGAATATATCCGCGCCGGCATCGCCGCCGGCATGACGGTCGATCAGTTCGCCCCGCGCCTGTCGTTCTTCTGGGCGATCGGCATGAATTTCTTCATGGAGGTCGCCAAGCTGCGAGCCGCCCGCCTCATCTGGGCCAAGCTCGTCAAGCAGTTCGAGCCGACCAGCGACAAGAGCCTGCCGTTGCGCACCCATAGCCAGACCTCCGGCTGGTCGCTGACCGCGCAGGACGTGTTCAACAACGTCATCCGCACCCAGATAGAGGCCATGGCGGCAACGCAGGGCCATACCCAGTCCCTGCACACCAATGCCCTCGACGAGGCGCTGGCCCTGCCGACCGACTTCTCCGCCCGCATCGCCCGCAACACCCAGCTCTTCCTGCAGCAGGAGAGCGGCACGACCCGGATCATCGATCCCTGGGGCGGCTCGTTCTATGTCGAGAAGCTCACCGCCGATCTCGCGGCCAAGGCCTGGGACCATATCCAGGAGGTCGAGGCCCTTGGTGGCATGGCCAAGGCCATCGATGCCGGCATTCCGAAGCTCCGCATCGAGGAAGCCGCGGCCAAGACCCAGGCGCGCATCGATTCCGGCATCCAGTCGGTGATCGGCGTCAACAAGTTCCGCCCCAACGGCGAAAAGCCGATCGACGTGCTGAAAGTCGACAATTCGGCCGTCCGCGCGAGCCAGATCGACAAGCTCAACCGCCTGCGTGCCGAGCGCAATGCCGCCGAGGTCCAGGCGGCTCTGGATGCCTTGACCAATGGCGCGGCCGGCAATGGCAACCTGCTCGATCTCGCGGTCAAGGCTGCCCGCGCCAAGGCCACCGTCGGCGAGATGTCGGATGCGATGGAAAAGGTGTTCGGCCGCCACAAGGCCGAGATCAAGGCGATTTCAGGCGTCTACAAGCGCGAGGTTGGCGCCATGAACGAGAATGTCTCGAAGGTCCAGGCGCTGGTCGAGGCCTTTGCCGAGAACGAGGGCCGCCGCCCGCGCATACTCGTCGCCAAGGTCGGCCAGGACGGCCATGATCGCGGACAGAAGGTCATCGCGTCCGCCTTTGCGGATCTCGGCTTCGACGTGGATATCGGGCCGCTCTTCGCGACCCCGTCGGAGGCCGCCAAGCAGGCGATCGAGAATGACGTCCACTGCGTCGGGGTCTCCTCGCTCGCGGCCGGTCACCTTACTCTGGTACCGGAGCTCAAGGCGGAGCTGGCCAAGCAGGGCCGCGAGGACATCATGATCGTGGTCGGCGGCGTCATCCCGCCCCAGGACTTCGACGCGCTCTACGAGGCGGGTGCCGCCGCCATCTTCCCGCCCGGCACACCGATCGCGGATGCCGCCATCGATCTGATTAACAAGCTCAACACCAAGCTTGGCTACGTGCAGGCTGCGGAATAG
- a CDS encoding MgtC/SapB family protein, which yields MALAAFAGFDPVQFLNTVVSLSTAFVLGTAIGAERQYRQRTAGLRTNALVAVGAAAFVDIGMRLNGNPAAVQVLAYVVSGVGFLGAGVIMKEGLNIRGLNTAATLWGSAAAGGTAGADLIAESVLIAGFVLAANTSLRPLVNLINRQPLDEGTTEATYELRVGVSTSEVAQVRSALTEALDARNYAVREIVTEDTADDLVDLIATLAGSSAEPGELDAVIAAMEAQGGVRHAAWSMRTAD from the coding sequence ATGGCCCTTGCCGCCTTCGCCGGGTTCGATCCGGTCCAGTTTCTCAACACGGTCGTCAGCCTGTCGACGGCCTTCGTGCTCGGCACGGCGATCGGCGCCGAGCGGCAATATCGCCAGCGCACAGCGGGCCTGCGCACCAATGCCCTGGTGGCGGTGGGGGCCGCTGCCTTCGTCGATATCGGCATGCGGCTGAACGGCAATCCGGCTGCGGTCCAGGTGTTGGCCTATGTGGTCTCCGGCGTCGGGTTTCTCGGGGCCGGCGTCATCATGAAGGAGGGGCTGAACATCCGAGGCCTCAACACGGCGGCAACGCTCTGGGGCTCGGCCGCGGCCGGCGGCACGGCCGGCGCCGATCTGATCGCCGAATCCGTGCTGATCGCCGGCTTCGTTCTGGCGGCGAACACGTCGCTGCGCCCGCTGGTCAATCTGATCAATCGCCAGCCGCTCGACGAGGGCACGACGGAGGCGACCTATGAACTGCGCGTCGGCGTCTCCACCAGCGAGGTGGCGCAGGTGCGATCGGCGCTCACCGAGGCGCTGGATGCCCGCAACTACGCTGTCCGTGAGATTGTGACCGAAGATACAGCCGACGACCTCGTCGACCTGATCGCGACGCTCGCCGGCTCAAGCGCCGAGCCCGGCGAGCTCGACGCGGTCATCGCCGCCATGGAAGCGCAAGGCGGCGTCCGCCATGCGGCCTGGTCGATGCGCACGGCGGATTGA
- a CDS encoding methyl-accepting chemotaxis protein, with product MPLIEASNRRYHIFNILNINSIFRLLIWTLAQPKGRWAMKLSDLSIGKRLSILIVVTGISVIASASVGLLILRDQMIEDRKQQLANMIDSVVSAARTQMNAAGGAESEAGRKALLSVINAVRFGPPSEVNYVFGTYLDGVTFAHVNPTKIGLNRLTSDGPASAAVISEQIRIASTSTGRGYQFYATEKVANGPRIPKIAIIQVLPEIKGFIGIGVYVDDVNAIFWSRALLMGGILGVLVLISAVISLMIRRSITQPLQALTVDMGKLAQGDTTIMIGGTEAKTEIGAFARALEVFRSNAIERAEALQREQIADERRTARARRLEELTAGFDGAIADVLARVEQSVAQFQNTSALLSRTAEDTNNRVAAVAAASEQSSANVQTAAAATEELSASVAEIGSQINNSSAIANRAVEEARATNEQVASLAQATARIGEVVNLITTIASQTNLLALNATIESARAGEAGKGFAVVAAEVKNLATQTGQATEEISGQINTIQRETQSAVEAIQRIVATIGSISEISSTIASGVQEQSAATSEIAVNATEAAHGTSEVTHNILVVAEAAKRTEDAARDLSGVASGLKSEADGLRETVQSFLAQVKAA from the coding sequence TTGCCGCTAATTGAGGCGTCAAATCGGCGTTATCACATCTTCAACATCCTCAATATTAACTCGATATTCAGGCTCTTAATCTGGACTTTGGCCCAACCAAAGGGACGTTGGGCCATGAAACTTTCAGACCTTTCGATCGGCAAACGCCTGTCGATTCTCATTGTCGTCACGGGCATCAGCGTCATCGCATCGGCCAGCGTCGGACTGCTGATCCTGCGCGATCAGATGATCGAGGATCGCAAGCAACAGCTTGCCAACATGATCGACAGCGTCGTGTCGGCGGCGCGCACGCAAATGAATGCGGCGGGCGGGGCCGAGAGCGAAGCCGGCCGCAAGGCCTTGCTCAGCGTGATCAATGCGGTGCGGTTCGGCCCGCCCAGCGAAGTCAATTATGTGTTCGGCACCTATCTCGACGGCGTGACCTTCGCGCATGTCAATCCGACCAAGATCGGTCTCAACCGGCTGACCAGTGATGGCCCGGCATCGGCCGCGGTGATTTCCGAGCAGATCCGCATCGCGAGCACCAGCACCGGCCGCGGTTACCAGTTCTACGCCACCGAGAAGGTCGCAAACGGGCCGCGGATTCCCAAGATCGCGATCATCCAGGTGCTGCCGGAGATCAAGGGCTTCATCGGCATCGGCGTCTATGTCGATGACGTCAACGCGATCTTCTGGTCGCGCGCCCTGCTGATGGGCGGCATCCTCGGCGTGCTGGTTCTCATATCCGCTGTCATATCCCTGATGATCCGTCGCTCGATCACCCAGCCCTTGCAGGCGCTGACCGTCGACATGGGCAAGCTTGCCCAGGGCGACACGACGATCATGATCGGCGGCACCGAGGCCAAGACGGAAATCGGCGCCTTTGCACGTGCCCTGGAGGTGTTCCGGTCCAATGCCATCGAGCGGGCGGAAGCGCTGCAGCGCGAACAGATCGCGGATGAGCGCCGCACGGCACGCGCCCGGCGGCTGGAGGAGTTGACGGCGGGCTTCGACGGCGCAATCGCCGACGTGCTGGCCCGGGTCGAACAGTCGGTCGCCCAGTTCCAGAACACCTCGGCCCTGCTGTCGAGGACCGCCGAGGACACCAACAACCGGGTGGCGGCGGTCGCGGCGGCCTCGGAGCAATCCTCGGCCAATGTGCAGACGGCTGCGGCGGCCACCGAGGAGCTTTCGGCCAGCGTTGCCGAGATCGGCAGCCAGATCAACAATTCCTCGGCGATCGCCAACCGGGCGGTCGAAGAGGCGCGCGCCACCAACGAGCAGGTGGCTTCGCTCGCCCAGGCGACGGCCCGCATCGGCGAGGTGGTCAACCTGATCACGACGATTGCCAGCCAGACCAATCTGCTGGCGCTCAATGCCACCATCGAATCCGCGCGCGCCGGCGAGGCCGGCAAGGGGTTTGCTGTCGTGGCCGCCGAGGTGAAGAACCTGGCCACCCAGACCGGACAGGCAACGGAAGAGATTTCGGGCCAGATCAACACGATCCAGCGCGAGACGCAGAGCGCCGTCGAGGCGATCCAGCGGATTGTCGCCACGATCGGCTCGATCAGCGAGATTTCCTCGACCATCGCCTCAGGCGTTCAGGAGCAAAGCGCCGCCACGTCGGAAATCGCGGTCAATGCGACGGAAGCGGCCCATGGCACCAGCGAGGTGACGCATAACATCCTGGTGGTGGCCGAAGCCGCCAAGCGCACCGAGGATGCGGCCCGCGATCTCTCGGGTGTGGCCAGCGGGCTGAAATCGGAAGCCGACGGCCTGCGCGAGACGGTGCAGAGCTTCCTCGCCCAGGTGAAGGCGGCCTGA
- a CDS encoding outer membrane protein, protein MRRILLAATSALAMSAGIAQAADLGVPRQPIAAAIIAPAFNWTGFYVGANLGIGIANTNYSVLTGGLLSGSGTGLVAGLQVGYNHQINNIVLGVEGDAGYFGVTRRADLGGGNFIQWRTQWDASLRARAGVAIDRTLLYVTGGLAAADISVRGAAGLPVAFFPFSASQTRLGFTLGAGIEHAVTQNVTIRGEYLYSNYGTKILNVDNVRLETHKFRIGVNYLFSTGPSAVVARY, encoded by the coding sequence ATGCGCCGCATCCTGCTTGCCGCTACGTCCGCCCTCGCCATGTCGGCCGGGATTGCCCAGGCCGCCGACCTCGGTGTGCCGCGTCAGCCGATCGCAGCCGCCATCATCGCTCCCGCGTTCAACTGGACCGGCTTCTATGTCGGCGCCAATCTCGGCATCGGCATTGCCAACACCAATTACAGCGTCCTCACGGGTGGCCTCCTGTCGGGCAGCGGCACCGGCCTGGTTGCCGGGCTGCAGGTCGGCTACAACCATCAGATCAACAATATCGTCCTCGGCGTCGAAGGCGATGCCGGCTATTTCGGCGTCACGCGCCGTGCGGATCTCGGCGGCGGCAACTTCATCCAGTGGCGCACCCAGTGGGATGCCTCGCTGCGGGCCCGTGCCGGTGTCGCCATCGACCGCACCTTGCTCTACGTCACCGGCGGTCTCGCCGCGGCCGATATCAGCGTCCGCGGTGCGGCCGGCCTGCCGGTCGCCTTCTTCCCGTTCTCTGCCAGCCAGACCCGCCTCGGCTTCACCCTTGGCGCCGGCATCGAGCATGCCGTCACGCAGAACGTCACGATCCGTGGCGAGTATCTCTATTCGAACTACGGCACCAAGATCCTGAACGTGGACAATGTCCGCCTCGAGACCCACAAATTCCGGATCGGCGTGAACTACCTGTTCTCGACCGGCCCGTCGGCGGTCGTCGCCCGCTACTGA
- a CDS encoding MerR family transcriptional regulator, translated as MMHSSSDAFDLDDLLVDVQAAHNLHGFPIRVIAEQMGLTYRALRYYESIGLIAPRHEKGQRVFSALDREKLELIIWGKRVGFSLAEIQALITDMRDTSGSIASVQRLRKLAIDQQVERLNAKRDEIVGAIEELKQVLSTMR; from the coding sequence ATGATGCATTCCTCGTCAGACGCATTCGACCTCGATGACCTGCTCGTCGATGTCCAGGCCGCCCACAACCTACACGGGTTTCCGATCCGGGTGATTGCCGAACAGATGGGTCTCACCTACCGGGCGCTGCGCTACTACGAATCGATCGGGCTGATTGCACCGCGGCACGAGAAGGGCCAGCGGGTCTTCAGTGCGCTCGACCGCGAGAAGCTGGAACTGATCATCTGGGGCAAGCGTGTCGGCTTTTCGCTGGCCGAGATCCAGGCGCTGATCACCGATATGCGCGACACATCGGGATCCATCGCGTCCGTTCAGCGGTTGCGCAAGCTCGCCATCGACCAGCAGGTCGAGCGGCTGAATGCCAAACGCGACGAGATCGTCGGAGCGATCGAGGAACTGAAGCAGGTCCTCTCGACGATGCGCTGA
- a CDS encoding MerR family transcriptional regulator, whose product MSSKDPTAFDVDTVPGAVERAHGAAGLNIRDIASQFHLTYRALRFYESKGLLTPRHRDGRRVYSEEDRERLELLVWGKRLGFTLAEIGEMIENRAKGTSEPQQNLLQPDDMIARMKELTARRDEIIAAIAELRRHLAELD is encoded by the coding sequence ATGTCCTCAAAAGATCCGACCGCCTTCGACGTCGATACGGTGCCCGGAGCCGTGGAACGGGCCCATGGTGCTGCTGGCCTGAACATCCGCGACATCGCCTCGCAGTTCCATCTGACCTACCGGGCCCTGCGCTTCTACGAGAGCAAGGGCCTGCTGACGCCGCGGCACAGGGACGGGCGCAGGGTCTACAGCGAGGAAGACCGCGAACGGCTGGAGCTGCTGGTCTGGGGCAAACGCCTCGGCTTCACGCTGGCCGAGATCGGCGAGATGATCGAGAACCGGGCCAAGGGCACGAGCGAGCCGCAGCAAAATCTTCTGCAACCCGACGACATGATTGCACGCATGAAGGAGCTGACAGCGCGCCGCGACGAGATCATCGCGGCGATCGCAGAACTGCGGCGCCATCTCGCCGAACTCGACTGA
- a CDS encoding nuclear transport factor 2 family protein translates to MAHDRSTIEAVIQHYFDGLYEGDADKLGAIFHPSADLRWQEKGELQVLTAPDWLDRVRKRPSAKSEGKAREDFTVLIDRSDATTALVKVRCQLPPRYFTDYLVLMKLTDGWTIVSKSYRYDVKE, encoded by the coding sequence ATGGCCCATGACCGCTCGACCATCGAAGCCGTGATCCAGCACTATTTCGACGGGCTCTACGAGGGCGATGCCGACAAGCTCGGCGCCATCTTCCATCCGAGCGCGGATCTGCGCTGGCAGGAGAAGGGCGAATTGCAGGTTCTGACCGCGCCAGACTGGCTGGACCGGGTGCGCAAGCGCCCCTCGGCCAAGTCGGAGGGCAAGGCGCGGGAGGACTTCACCGTGCTGATCGACCGCTCGGACGCCACCACCGCGCTGGTGAAGGTGCGCTGCCAGCTGCCGCCGCGCTATTTCACCGATTATCTCGTGCTGATGAAGCTGACGGATGGCTGGACCATCGTGTCGAAGTCGTACCGCTACGATGTGAAGGAGTGA
- a CDS encoding methylmalonyl-CoA mutase family protein has protein sequence MALSLAAEFPAATEAQWRAAVDAVLKGKPFDRTLVGRTADGIAIQPLYPRAPSAHALAGRAASLPWTIVQRVDQPDAGDANAQALDDLTNGASGLALVRRGGIGDRRGDGLDLDHLADLDRVLDGVMLDLIPVRIDAGTAATHVAAMFAAKVKRDGLDPKSLQIAFGIDPIGAFGRRGTLESWDGAAAKLADAALGLEAHGFAGTTFMADGRVIHDAGGTEAQELAFVLGSAVTYLRVMERAGLPLARAARAISVMLATDADQFLSIAKIRAIRKLWARVEQACGLEPSRLDVHAETAWRMTTRVDPAVNWLRTTLACFAAGIGGADHVTVQPWTAAIGLPDAFARRVARNTQLILIEESNLHRVADPAAGSGGIETLTSELCERAWALFQEYERAGGLVQALSAGTVQAAVAKARAERLTRIATRREPLTGASEFPNVHEARPDVLPVSRRPQVTSAASIDLPPAAKGERFQAQVAAYAGGAPRAALMRPKTDTIFVDPLVPGRLAEPFEVLRDRLDAATAKAGSRPKVFLAVLGQVADFTARATFARNLFEAGGFDAPIPEPFASQNELSLLFRESSARIACICSSDALYAAEAMPVAEALKAAGATQVWLAGKPGEQAEAYEAAGVSGFIYAGCDVVDCLGKAAAVVE, from the coding sequence ATGGCCCTGTCGCTTGCCGCCGAGTTTCCCGCGGCTACCGAGGCGCAATGGCGCGCGGCCGTCGACGCGGTGCTGAAGGGCAAGCCGTTCGACCGCACCCTGGTCGGCCGTACCGCCGACGGGATCGCCATCCAGCCGCTCTATCCGCGCGCCCCCTCTGCCCATGCGCTGGCAGGCCGTGCCGCCAGCCTGCCATGGACCATCGTGCAGCGGGTCGACCAGCCCGATGCGGGCGACGCCAATGCCCAGGCGCTCGACGATCTGACCAATGGCGCCTCGGGCCTCGCCCTCGTCAGGCGCGGCGGCATCGGTGATAGGCGCGGCGACGGGCTCGACCTCGATCATCTCGCCGATCTCGACCGCGTGCTCGACGGCGTCATGCTCGACCTCATTCCGGTCCGCATCGATGCCGGCACCGCCGCAACCCATGTGGCTGCGATGTTTGCCGCCAAGGTGAAGCGCGACGGGCTCGATCCGAAGAGCCTGCAAATCGCCTTCGGCATCGATCCGATCGGCGCCTTCGGCCGGCGTGGCACGCTGGAAAGCTGGGATGGCGCGGCCGCCAAGCTCGCCGATGCCGCACTCGGCCTGGAAGCCCATGGCTTTGCCGGCACGACCTTCATGGCCGATGGTCGCGTGATCCACGATGCCGGCGGAACCGAAGCGCAGGAACTGGCCTTCGTGCTCGGCTCGGCCGTCACCTATCTCAGGGTGATGGAGAGGGCCGGCCTGCCGCTGGCACGCGCCGCCCGCGCGATCAGCGTCATGCTGGCGACCGATGCCGACCAGTTCCTGTCGATCGCCAAGATCCGGGCGATCCGCAAGCTCTGGGCGCGCGTCGAGCAGGCCTGCGGCCTCGAGCCCTCGCGGCTCGACGTCCATGCCGAGACGGCCTGGCGGATGACCACCCGCGTCGACCCCGCCGTCAACTGGCTGCGCACAACGCTCGCCTGTTTCGCCGCCGGCATTGGCGGCGCCGACCATGTGACGGTTCAGCCCTGGACGGCAGCGATCGGCCTGCCCGATGCCTTTGCCAGGCGCGTTGCCCGCAACACCCAGCTGATCCTGATCGAGGAATCGAACCTGCACCGCGTCGCCGATCCGGCGGCGGGCTCGGGCGGCATCGAGACCCTGACCTCCGAACTCTGCGAACGGGCCTGGGCGCTGTTCCAGGAGTACGAGCGGGCAGGGGGGCTTGTTCAGGCGCTCTCGGCCGGCACGGTGCAGGCCGCTGTCGCCAAGGCGCGCGCCGAGCGCTTGACCCGCATCGCCACCCGCCGCGAGCCGCTGACGGGGGCCAGCGAATTCCCCAATGTGCATGAAGCCAGGCCGGACGTGCTGCCGGTCTCCCGGCGGCCGCAGGTCACCTCGGCCGCGTCGATCGATCTGCCTCCGGCTGCAAAGGGCGAGCGCTTCCAGGCCCAGGTGGCAGCCTATGCCGGCGGGGCACCCCGCGCCGCGCTGATGCGCCCGAAAACCGACACCATCTTCGTCGATCCTCTGGTTCCCGGTCGTCTGGCTGAACCTTTCGAGGTTTTGCGCGACCGGCTCGATGCCGCCACCGCCAAGGCCGGCTCGCGGCCGAAGGTCTTTCTCGCGGTGCTCGGCCAGGTCGCCGATTTCACCGCGCGGGCGACCTTCGCGCGCAACCTGTTCGAGGCGGGCGGCTTCGACGCGCCGATCCCGGAACCTTTCGCGAGCCAGAACGAGCTCTCGCTCCTGTTCCGGGAAAGCTCCGCCCGCATCGCCTGCATCTGCTCGTCGGACGCCCTCTATGCAGCGGAGGCTATGCCCGTCGCCGAGGCGCTGAAGGCCGCGGGCGCGACGCAGGTCTGGCTCGCCGGCAAGCCCGGCGAGCAGGCCGAAGCCTATGAAGCCGCAGGCGTTTCAGGCTTCATTTATGCGGGGTGTGATGTGGTGGACTGTCTCGGCAAGGCCGCGGCAGTCGTTGAGTGA
- a CDS encoding DsbA family protein gives MAFRPLVLACIAAIGLAGAALAPSRAQQAAQPPAASTANVSADERGRIEAIVREYLLRNPEVLQEALVELEKRQAQAEERSRATAFQANRELLYRSPNQVVLGNPQGDVTLVEFFDYNCGFCKRALAETLDLLRADPRIRLVLKDFPVLSQGSVEAAQVAVALKMQIQGPKYMEFHTKLLGGRGQADRARALDVAREVGADMTRLQRDLGSAQVRDTLAENARLAELLRINGTPTYIVGDEVVVGAVGIDKLRENIVRARATCAVQVGVC, from the coding sequence ATGGCTTTCCGCCCCCTCGTCCTTGCCTGCATCGCCGCCATCGGCCTGGCAGGCGCGGCTCTTGCCCCGTCGCGTGCACAGCAGGCTGCGCAGCCGCCCGCTGCCTCCACCGCCAATGTCAGCGCCGATGAGCGCGGGCGCATCGAGGCGATCGTGCGCGAGTACCTGCTGCGTAACCCCGAGGTGCTGCAGGAGGCGCTGGTCGAACTGGAGAAGCGCCAGGCCCAGGCCGAGGAGCGCTCGCGTGCCACGGCCTTCCAGGCCAATCGCGAATTGCTCTACCGCTCGCCGAACCAGGTCGTGCTCGGCAATCCGCAGGGCGATGTCACGCTGGTCGAGTTCTTCGATTACAATTGCGGCTTCTGCAAGCGGGCGCTGGCCGAGACGCTGGATCTCCTGCGCGCCGATCCGCGCATCCGCCTGGTGCTGAAGGACTTCCCGGTCCTGTCGCAGGGTTCGGTGGAGGCGGCCCAGGTGGCCGTGGCCCTGAAGATGCAGATCCAGGGTCCCAAATATATGGAATTCCACACCAAGCTGCTCGGTGGCCGCGGCCAGGCCGATCGTGCCCGTGCGCTGGACGTCGCGCGCGAGGTTGGCGCCGACATGACGCGCCTCCAGCGCGATTTGGGCTCGGCCCAGGTGCGCGACACGCTGGCAGAGAATGCCCGCCTCGCCGAACTGCTGCGCATCAACGGCACGCCGACCTATATCGTCGGCGACGAGGTGGTGGTCGGCGCCGTCGGCATCGACAAGCTGCGCGAGAACATCGTGCGGGCCAGGGCGACCTGTGCGGTTCAGGTCGGCGTGTGCTGA
- a CDS encoding DUF2267 domain-containing protein, giving the protein MEDLINRVATAAGLDPAVASKAIGMILGFLQKEGPTEQVNTMLAALPGTSELIAQAEADGGGGGLMGMMGGMMGGGIMGLGAKLMGAGLDMGQISTVGRELLTAGREQAGDDVVGQIVAGTPGLSQFV; this is encoded by the coding sequence ATCGAGGACCTCATCAACCGCGTTGCCACCGCCGCCGGCCTCGACCCGGCCGTGGCATCCAAGGCGATCGGCATGATCCTGGGCTTCCTGCAGAAGGAAGGCCCGACCGAGCAGGTCAACACCATGCTGGCGGCGCTTCCCGGCACGTCCGAACTGATCGCCCAGGCCGAGGCCGATGGCGGCGGCGGCGGCCTCATGGGCATGATGGGCGGCATGATGGGCGGCGGCATCATGGGCCTTGGCGCCAAGCTGATGGGCGCCGGTCTCGACATGGGCCAGATCTCGACTGTCGGCCGCGAGCTCCTGACCGCTGGCCGCGAGCAGGCGGGCGACGACGTGGTCGGCCAGATCGTCGCGGGCACGCCGGGCCTGTCGCAGTTCGTCTGA